In Nocardia asteroides, the following proteins share a genomic window:
- a CDS encoding serine hydrolase domain-containing protein produces MSVSRNVLAIVCTLGLLAAACSSNENAKDSPSTSGAPPSYSTEDPAQAEAILRIVDDYMREAHLKSVIVRVTVDGKELVTAARGESMTGVPATTAMHFRNGAVALSYISTLLLILADEGKLSLDDKLSKYLPDIPDADRVNLRQLAQMTSGYHDFVLGNEKFAEIAYADPYKAWTTEDQLSLAINDPLWFEPGTNWAYAHTNYVLLGLVLAKVTGTTLAEALQAKVLDPLGLKNTVPNLTPYIPEPVLHSFTSERRDYFDLAPDVPFYEESTYWNPSWTLSHGAIQTSDIRDLERTAVAIGTGELLSDESYRAMTTTDLRGKTTAVPGCVNCRPLDEFQTYGLGLWLTGDWSYQNPLFYGAAAVNAYLPSKKIAIAVAVTYLPEAFSSSGGYSNGGDALFRKIGAHLAPEDAPPVKQDTPPQGGS; encoded by the coding sequence ATGTCCGTTTCCCGGAATGTTCTGGCGATCGTCTGCACGCTGGGTCTGCTGGCGGCGGCGTGCTCCTCGAACGAGAACGCGAAGGATTCCCCGTCGACCTCGGGCGCACCACCGAGCTACTCGACCGAGGACCCCGCGCAGGCCGAGGCCATCCTCCGGATCGTCGACGACTACATGCGCGAAGCGCACCTGAAATCGGTGATCGTGCGGGTGACCGTCGACGGGAAGGAGCTGGTCACCGCGGCCAGGGGCGAGTCCATGACCGGCGTGCCCGCCACCACCGCCATGCATTTCCGCAACGGCGCCGTCGCCCTCTCCTATATATCGACGCTGCTGTTGATCCTGGCCGACGAGGGGAAACTGAGCCTCGACGACAAACTCTCGAAATACCTGCCCGACATTCCCGATGCCGACCGGGTGAATCTGCGTCAACTCGCCCAGATGACTTCGGGTTACCACGATTTCGTGCTCGGCAACGAGAAATTCGCGGAGATCGCCTACGCGGATCCGTACAAGGCCTGGACCACCGAGGACCAATTGTCCCTCGCCATCAACGATCCGCTGTGGTTCGAACCGGGCACCAACTGGGCCTACGCGCACACCAACTACGTGCTCCTCGGACTGGTCCTGGCGAAGGTCACCGGCACCACGCTCGCCGAGGCGCTCCAGGCGAAGGTGCTCGACCCGCTCGGGCTGAAGAACACCGTCCCGAACCTCACGCCCTACATCCCCGAACCGGTGCTGCACTCGTTCACCTCCGAACGCCGCGACTATTTCGACCTGGCGCCCGACGTGCCGTTCTACGAGGAATCCACCTACTGGAACCCGTCGTGGACCCTGAGCCACGGCGCCATCCAGACCAGCGACATCCGCGATCTCGAGCGCACCGCCGTGGCGATCGGCACCGGCGAGCTGCTGTCCGACGAGTCGTACCGGGCCATGACCACGACCGACCTGCGCGGCAAGACCACCGCGGTCCCCGGCTGCGTCAACTGCCGCCCGCTCGACGAATTCCAGACCTACGGCCTCGGCCTGTGGCTCACCGGCGACTGGTCCTACCAGAATCCGCTGTTCTACGGCGCCGCCGCCGTCAACGCCTACCTGCCGTCGAAGAAGATCGCCATCGCGGTGGCCGTCACCTACCTGCCCGAGGCGTTCAGTTCCTCCGGCGGCTACTCCAACGGCGGCGACGCGCTGTTCCGCAAGATCGGCGCTCACCTCGCCCCCGAGGACGCGCCGCCGGTCAAACAGGACACGCCGCCGCAGGGCGGTTCGTAG
- a CDS encoding 1-aminocyclopropane-1-carboxylate deaminase/D-cysteine desulfhydrase, which produces MTALLHERFEALRETLPHIRLGSGPTPVRRITGVSGGSAHLWLKDDGAYGDGGWGGNKVRKLEWLIPDAIRRGRRTILSVGGLGTNWGLATALYARESGLATVLTLVDQPVDEHVRAQLTRLEHSGATLYFTHTKARTIAAVPYLLVRHSAGGKPPYLLPAGGSSTVGVLGYVEAALELADQVAAGEIPEPTHIVTAVGSGGTVAGLLLGLELAGLSTRVVGVVVNDQLRLDAPSLLRSARRTEALLRARGAALPRVGLAADRLLLVTDQLGAGYGHPTEQGARAAELAASAGLTLEPVYTAKAMAAVRALDADGMLGDGPVVFLNTNGPR; this is translated from the coding sequence ATGACGGCGCTGCTGCACGAACGGTTCGAGGCGTTGCGGGAGACGCTGCCGCATATCCGGCTGGGCTCGGGGCCGACTCCGGTCCGCCGGATCACCGGGGTTTCCGGGGGCAGCGCGCACTTGTGGCTCAAGGACGACGGCGCCTACGGCGACGGCGGCTGGGGCGGGAACAAGGTCAGGAAGCTCGAATGGCTGATCCCCGACGCGATCCGGCGCGGACGACGAACCATCCTGAGCGTCGGTGGCCTCGGCACGAATTGGGGACTGGCCACCGCCCTGTACGCGCGAGAGTCGGGTCTGGCGACGGTGCTGACGCTGGTGGATCAGCCGGTGGACGAGCATGTGCGCGCGCAGCTGACGCGGCTCGAACACAGCGGGGCCACCCTGTATTTCACGCACACGAAGGCGCGCACCATCGCCGCGGTGCCGTATCTGCTGGTGCGTCACTCCGCAGGCGGGAAGCCGCCGTATCTGCTGCCCGCGGGTGGTTCGTCGACGGTGGGTGTGCTCGGGTACGTCGAGGCCGCGCTGGAACTGGCCGACCAGGTCGCCGCGGGGGAGATTCCGGAACCGACGCATATCGTGACCGCGGTCGGGTCGGGCGGGACCGTCGCGGGGCTGCTGCTCGGGCTCGAGCTGGCCGGCTTGTCCACCAGGGTGGTGGGGGTGGTCGTCAACGATCAGCTGCGGCTGGACGCGCCGAGCCTGCTGCGGTCGGCGCGGCGCACCGAAGCGCTGTTGCGTGCGCGCGGGGCGGCGTTGCCGCGGGTGGGGCTCGCCGCGGATCGGCTGCTGCTGGTCACCGACCAGCTCGGCGCGGGCTACGGGCACCCGACCGAGCAGGGCGCGCGGGCGGCCGAACTGGCCGCGTCGGCGGGGCTGACGCTCGAGCCCGTGTACACCGCGAAGGCCATGGCGGCGGTGCGCGCACTCGACGCGGACGGCATGTTGGGAGACGGTCCGGTCGTGTTCTTGAACACCAACGGACCCCGCTGA
- a CDS encoding cutinase family protein, whose product MNLREFVAKHRIASAVAAPAALGVAAIVAASFAVTSQPESPSYQLTTSVTECREMVTISVAGRNDTPVEGTTAMLLDANGNPLPAALSGDHSSVWVDPVVNAPRDDLAEGEYAAIYIAYPADMRTYEDAVNQGVANTQQVMREISAACPDTKFSIVGYSEGADVVRRVAEGIGNDDPADGYAVVDPDDVLGVVMFADAGRQAGDGPFIGAEDPFANPDGFDQKYQNGTKPISGQGVTTGGGFGALNGKIASFCSEGDLTCAAPENISLLQLAANVGRQINVDDLQRDGLTPATGQDMAFTLGRIAMAAFSDIAANPNWMASDETFLDVLLKVSDPDYKPGQTKAPAKADTIAGEQISPLAYLPQKVFNEIVGLIVTNQNTIPVAMSDPYQLTLGPNGTGHHFDYWRDSDAANGKPLTSAEYAAAWLTHLAKQAQAGETVNTKSAPTDADVTAALAAPTQPATTTTAAAPSTTTSAKASTTAKSTTSTTQSTTTVAPSTTTPSTTTPSTTQAPVQEPATNQAAAPAPTTTTEAPAPTTTTVAPTTTVAPTSTTTTAPTN is encoded by the coding sequence ATGAATCTGCGCGAGTTCGTTGCGAAACATCGCATCGCTTCGGCTGTCGCCGCACCGGCGGCGCTGGGTGTCGCGGCCATCGTCGCCGCGTCGTTCGCGGTGACGTCGCAGCCGGAATCCCCCTCCTACCAGCTCACCACCTCGGTGACCGAGTGCCGCGAGATGGTGACCATCTCGGTGGCCGGTCGCAACGACACCCCGGTCGAGGGCACCACGGCGATGCTGCTCGACGCCAACGGCAACCCGCTGCCCGCGGCGCTGTCGGGTGATCACAGCAGCGTGTGGGTCGACCCGGTGGTCAACGCCCCGCGCGACGACCTCGCCGAGGGCGAGTACGCGGCCATCTACATCGCCTACCCGGCCGACATGCGGACCTACGAGGACGCGGTCAACCAGGGCGTGGCCAACACCCAGCAGGTGATGCGGGAGATCTCGGCGGCCTGCCCGGACACCAAGTTCTCCATCGTCGGCTACAGCGAGGGCGCCGACGTGGTGCGCCGCGTCGCGGAGGGCATCGGCAACGACGACCCCGCCGACGGTTACGCGGTCGTCGACCCGGACGACGTGCTCGGTGTGGTGATGTTCGCCGACGCCGGCCGCCAGGCGGGCGACGGACCGTTCATCGGCGCGGAGGACCCCTTCGCCAACCCGGACGGCTTCGACCAGAAGTACCAGAACGGCACCAAGCCGATCTCCGGCCAGGGCGTGACCACCGGCGGCGGCTTCGGCGCGCTGAACGGCAAGATCGCCTCCTTCTGCTCCGAGGGCGACCTCACCTGCGCGGCGCCGGAGAACATCTCGCTGCTGCAGCTGGCCGCCAATGTCGGCCGGCAGATCAATGTCGACGACCTGCAGCGCGACGGTCTCACCCCGGCCACCGGCCAGGACATGGCCTTCACGCTGGGCCGGATCGCGATGGCGGCCTTCTCCGACATCGCCGCGAACCCGAACTGGATGGCCAGTGACGAGACCTTCCTCGACGTGTTGCTGAAGGTGTCGGATCCGGACTACAAGCCGGGCCAGACCAAGGCGCCCGCCAAGGCCGACACCATCGCGGGCGAGCAGATCTCGCCGCTGGCGTACCTGCCGCAGAAGGTGTTCAACGAGATCGTCGGCCTCATCGTGACGAACCAGAACACCATTCCGGTGGCGATGAGCGACCCGTACCAGCTCACGCTGGGCCCGAACGGGACCGGTCACCACTTCGACTACTGGCGTGACTCCGACGCCGCCAACGGCAAGCCGCTGACCTCGGCCGAGTACGCGGCGGCGTGGCTGACCCACCTGGCCAAGCAGGCGCAGGCGGGCGAGACGGTGAACACCAAGTCGGCGCCGACCGATGCCGACGTGACGGCCGCCCTGGCCGCCCCGACCCAGCCGGCCACGACCACCACCGCGGCCGCGCCGAGCACCACCACCTCGGCCAAGGCGAGCACCACCGCCAAGTCCACGACCTCGACCACCCAGTCGACGACGACGGTCGCCCCGTCCACCACCACGCCGTCGACCACGACCCCGTCGACCACCCAGGCGCCGGTGCAGGAACCGGCGACCAACCAGGCCGCGGCGCCCGCGCCGACGACCACCACCGAGGCGCCGGCGCCGACCACCACCACGGTGGCGCCGACCACGACCGTCGCCCCGACCAGCACCACCACCACGGCTCCGACGAATTAG